ACACGGCCATCGGGTAGCACCGTCTGGTTGCTGGGGAAGCGCAGGGCGATGGCAAATGTGGCCTTGGCGCCCGTCATGGTGGGGGCATCGTTGGTGACCTCAAAGGTCACGTCACCGCCTGCGGGCAGAGGGTCAGGCCCGGGGGGCACGTGGGAGGTTGCCCCCTCCCATTACCCCCgccccaggccagctccatgctgctgcaacctccacccccagcccatgACCCACAGCCCCGGCTCCCCCAGGGCACCCCATTAccaacctgcagctgcccctgccctggttcccccacccctccatccttGCCCCTGGGGCTCAGCCCAGGTCGGGCTTGGCAGGTCCCATCCCAGGACTCACCTCTCCAGCAGTCCCGCTGCCGGGCGTCCCCCCTTGGCCCCCAGGGGTAGAGCTGGCTGTTCCAGGAcctgtagcccaggggctggcggCTGCCCCGGTCGCTGCCTCGGTTCCTACCGCCAGGCCCTGTAGAGACgcagagtgggtggggggcagcaggcaggggcaggggcagaagcccCCGCCATCACCAGAGGCAGCTCTGACCCCCAGAGGCAGGAGCacggagccaggatgcctggggtcttcATTCATGGGAGTCAAGTGGGTAGAAACCCACggggcaagcagggctggggctgctgtccccagccatgggcctggctgccatgtgggcccaggcccccacccctggaggctggagctggggttgcTGCCGAGGCATTAGCATTAGCACCACATCCGCCCGCCGCCCCATCATGTCCCTCCCATGGCCCCGGGCCCAGCCCCGCACGTTGGGGAGCAtgtgatgggggaggaggggggcgccAGGCAAAGCCCCATCACATGGCTCCAGATCCTGCCCAAGCCCTTTCATGTGACTCTCAGCTGAGCCGGTGCCGACTCCTACCCCAGACCACGATTAGGGGATGGGGGGGGCGTGGGAGAAGGCCGCCCCCCTCTGGAGGCCTGTGTGCAGTGCGGCGCGTGGGGAATGGGCCCTGGCCCAGTATCCGGAGGGGGCTGGAAGCAGGGATACCTGGGTTCTCCCTTCAGCCTCCCTCACCACTGACCCCCAGGTGACTGCCCCCACATAGTCctgttgtgcctcagtttccctgtctacGTCGGGGTCCGGCAGCCAAGGCACTGGGGGTTCTAGGAAAGGGGGCAAGTCCCTGGCTCTACCCCTGCTGGGCACGGGGCCcagctgcgccccccccccgacacagGTGAGAACTGAGGGGCAGTCGGGGGGGTGCCTGGGGGGTCCAGGGGGAACCTGGAGGAGAGAGGTCCCCCAAGGGCAGcttggcctggggcaggggctgcagcactgccagggtggccagctcccctccctcctccccccgtgGGCATCAgcccctgggagcagggccacccCGAGCTCTTAGCAGGGACACGCACAGGCATGCATGCACGCCTGCCCGCCCTCCCCCTGCGTCACCCACTCGGTCCCGGCGCCGGGCCCCTGCAGGGATTAGCAGAGTCTGGAATCTGGCGCCCACGTGGCTCGGCTTTGGGGGGCACCCCGTTAATCCGTCTGTCCCAGTCCCaagggggctgaggctgggtcTATCCCTTGTGGGGAGCACTGGGAGGCGGCACCATCCTGGGCACCCCCAGGTCTGTCTGtccctccagcctgtgcagcCCTGacaccagctccctgccccattgCAGACCCTGCAGAgaccccccccagcacacacatgcacatgcagagcCTGGGCAGAGCACAGGAGTGGAGctttcccccatcccagccctggtgcccagagcgaGGTGCGGAGGGGCCAGACCCCACAACGGGCGAGAcagaaccccccacccccagctccccagggagcccctGGGCTTGGATCCCACTCACCACGCTGAGCTGTGGCCGCCCCCAGGAGGGCCCAGACTGCCAGGAAGCACCCGCTCGTCCACATCCCGGCCAGACCCTCGCACCCACGGGAGACCCTCGTTGCAGAGGCGAAGCCTCCCGGTCTCCCCAGCTAAGAAGGGGCCCTGATTTGCATAGCCCCGCCCCTCCATGGGCATCACCTTCCAGATGCCCCCAAATGGGGGGGTGAGGTCGAGTCACAAGTTTGGGTTGCTACGACGATGGGGGTTTTCCCTCCTACGCAGAAGCAGgaatttgggggggggcatggcgctTCCTCTCCTCGTGAGCAGGAGTGACAGCCTCAGGGGCACCCGGGCACCAGCTGACACTTGAGCCTTTGCCCCCAGCGGCCGCCTCCCTGATCCAGGCCATGAAGGACAGAGGTGCCCgctgccctgtccctgctcagctcctcagTTGGAGACACGGGGACCCGGATgatggctgctccaggagccaTTGGAGTCGGAGCCGTGGCCAGCTCAGACCCATGACTGTATCTTCAGCACACACCTCCGTCCTGGGTCCTGGGCCCAGGTGCCCCCCGCTGCgtggctgggctgtgcctgctctggcatGGGGTCATGGGCTGCACCTGGGCTGAGGTGGGGGTTCCCCGACCAGAGGACCTGCCTCGAAGCTCGGCCCAGGGAGCCTAAGACTGATCTGGGCCTGGAGTGAAAGGGATGGGACTGGTTACATCCCCGGGGACCTGGGTTAGAGGgcctggactggactggactggacctgactggggggaggtgggggagtaacactgctgcttggggggggggggattctggGTGCAGAGCTGGCACCAGGCACAGACACCTCATTGCAGGGACGACACCAGCCCAGGTGttggcaggaagtggcagccGGTTGGCAGCTGCTTTGCCacctctgccaggcccctgcatgtttgcacgcacacatacacacacgcacccacacacacacatgcccacatgcAGACACACGTGCAGACACCCGCGCACACACGTGCAGACAcccgcacacacatgcacaccgaCAGCACATCCCAATTCCAGCTCTGGCGTAAAGGCCCCAGCCCCGTTCTGGGCCCACCTGAGCTCTTGGCCCCAGTGGGTGCCTGACACCCTTGGCCCCGTGTTGGGATGGGGTCAGGGGCCTCACTCCTAACCCCGGATGCTTGATGAGGTGGGTCCCTggaagggcaggggccaggcagggggctgctccacgATGCCCGACCCCAACTGGAGCAAAGCCTCGGCCAGGTCCCGGCCCAGGCGCTTTGCGTGCTCCCTTGCCCCCCATGCTGCACATCCAGCTTGTCCGCACACGCAATCCCAAGAGGGGCCAGATGGAGCAGGGGCCTCGGCTTTGTGGGCCGGACCCCCGGGGTCTCCCTCTGCCAAGGCAGCAGGGCCTaatggctggagcagaggaggCCTGGGGCTCGTCCTGTGACGGTGGCCTCAGTCTTTCCAACTTGCAATGGGTCTGTTGGCCTGGCCTAGCCCGGGGCACTGGTGGTCTGAGCTCCAGGCTCTATAGGGGTGTCGGGGAGACCCCTGCCCACAATACACCCCAGAAGACGGCGGGAGGCTGACCGTCCCGGGAGATCCGGGAAGCAAACACCGGGAGCCGGGCTCATCCGGGAGCGCCTGGCCCTTTAAGGACTCTCCCGCGTCGCTCCTAGCATCACCGGCCGCGCCAGCCAACTGCGCGGCGGGGTGGGCGGGGCGAGAGGAGCGCCAGCCAATGGCGCGGCGGCGAGGGCGGGGCCGGCGGAACGCGGGAAGCGGCCGCGCGGGGAGGCGGAAAGTGGCAACATTGTTGCGGGTCCCGGGGCGAAGGTTCCATCCGGCCGCGCGCCGCCAACCGCAGCGGCCCCGAGCCCGGCTCTGGCTCCCCGCGCGGCCGCTCCCCCGGCCCCGGGCCCGGGCCGCCCCATGGAGAACTTCCAGAAGGTGGAGAAGATCGGCGAGGGCACGTACGGCGTCGTGTACAAGGCCAAGAACAAGGTCACGGGCGAGGTGGTGGCGCTCAAGAAGATCCGCCTGGACACGTGAGCGCGGGGGCGGCTGGTCCCGGGGGGCAGGATCCGGCCCGGGCCGAGGTGCGGGGCAGGCCCCGCggggccctgcctgcctgcgaGCCCAGGGGCGTCTCTGGTGCGGGGCTGCCCCCTTGAGGCCCGTGGGTGggcctggtggctggggggggcggcCCACCCCCCgggctccccagagctggggctggtgcagtcTGCGGGCGCGGGGCGCAAGAAGCCCCCGTCCATCATCGCCCCTCTGCTCGCCTGGTGGCTTCGTTCCCACACGTTGGCATGTGAGGGGCTCAGCCGGGTCGGGGGGCCGAGGAGACTCACGTGCCCCGGggtcctgctcctcccctcccccctcgcaGGGAGACGGAGGGCGTCCCCAGCACGGCCATCCGGGAGATCTCGCTGCTCAAGGAGCTGAACCACCCCAACATCGTCAAGTAAGTggggacggggtggggggggcactgcagcccctGGGAGCAAGCTCTGTGCAGGCGtctcacccctctcccccccgcccaggCTGCTGGACGTGATCCACACGGAGAACAAGCTCTACCTGGTCTTCGAGTTCCTCCACCAGGACCTGAAGAAGTTCATGGACTCGGCCTCCCTCAGCGGCATGGCACTGCCCCTCATCAAGGTACTGCACCTGCCCGGGCCActtgcagccctgtgcctggtccccGTGCCCGTAACCAGCCTCGTCTCCTTCCCCGCAGAGCTACctgttccagctgctgcagggcctggccttcTGCCACTCCCACCGCGTGCTGCACCGCGACCTCAAGCCCCAGAACCTGCTCATCAATGCTGATGGCGCCATCAAGTTGGCCGACTTTGGGCTGGCGCGGGCATTCGGCGTGCCTGTCCGCACCTACACCCATGAGGTGAGGggacctgcccacccagcagcactctGGGGTATGCAGGGGCTCTCCCACATGGGCCTTGGCAGGGAGCTCCGGCCTGGGCCAAACACAGTGGCCTCCCCTGTGCTCAGCCCCACTAGTTGAGGCTCTAGCTGGAGGGGGTGACATGCTAGGTCACATGGCTGGACTCCTGGATTCTCTTTGCAGCTACCCCAGAAACCCACTATCTGCTCAAAGCACactgtcccacatgtgcctcagtttcccttctgtcCACTGGGGACAGGTGACATGTGCTGCTCCtatggaggtggggagggtgacTTCTCACTTGTTTGGGGCATTAGCCCCTCTGCTGGGCATGACAgtgcccctgtcctgcccctccccgACCCTCCCAGGTGGTGACTCTCTGGTACCGGGCCCCTGAAATCCTGTTGGGCTGCAAGTACTACTCGACGGCTGTGGACATCTGGAGCTTGGGCTGCATCTTTGCTGAGATGGTGCGTGGCCGTTGTGGGGGGTGCGGGGGTCCCACTCCGTGGCAGGCAAGAATGGCGGGAGGGAAGATGAGCCTTAAtatgagcagggcagggcagctcccagtGCAAGCTGGCTCGGAGCCAAGTCCCTGGCGCGGcccccatgccccccttccctcccccccagctgg
This sequence is a window from Alligator mississippiensis isolate rAllMis1 chromosome 15, rAllMis1, whole genome shotgun sequence. Protein-coding genes within it:
- the CDK2 gene encoding cyclin-dependent kinase 2, which encodes MENFQKVEKIGEGTYGVVYKAKNKVTGEVVALKKIRLDTETEGVPSTAIREISLLKELNHPNIVKLLDVIHTENKLYLVFEFLHQDLKKFMDSASLSGMALPLIKSYLFQLLQGLAFCHSHRVLHRDLKPQNLLINADGAIKLADFGLARAFGVPVRTYTHEVVTLWYRAPEILLGCKYYSTAVDIWSLGCIFAEMITRRALFPGDSEIDQLFRIFRTLGTPDEAVWPGVTSMPDYKPSFPKWARQDFSKVVPPLDEEGRKLLAQMLHYDPNKRISAKSALGHPFFRDVTKAVPHLRL